The genome window GACGGGACCGATGCAGGCGTCGAACATGAGTTTCACGGGGCGGATGTCCTGTACGGGCGTCTCGCCGCTGACCGACGGCCTGCTCTCCTCGAACGCCGGCGGGTTCCTCTCGCGGAACTTTCTGGCGACGGGCTACGCGGTTGTGGAGGTTGCGGGCGCGAGCGATGAACTCGTGGGGATCCACGTCGCCGACGAGGGGGTGAAATTCGAGTCGGTACCCGAGTTGGCCGGGGGAGTCGTCCCGGACGTCACGGCGCACGTCGCGGAGACGCGCGACCTCGGCCCCGAGCACGTCGCCTGCATCGGTCCGGCCGGCGAGAATCACGTGCGGTTCGCTTCGATCATGACGAGCAAGTCGCGGGCGTTCGGCCGCGGCGGTCTCGGGGCCGTCCTCGGTGCGAAGAACGTGAAGTTCATCACTTTCGACGGGAGCGTCGAACGCGCGCTCGATCCCCACTCCGTCGCCACGGAAATACACCGGGAGGCCGCCGCCTCCGACAGCGTCATGAAGCGGCAGGGGACGGCGGGGCTGACGACGTACGCCGATCAGGTGGGGGCGCTCCCGACGCGGTACTTCTCGGAACTCTCGTTCGAGGGAGTCGAGGGCATCAGCGGGGATCGGGTGGCGGAGAAGAAGTATAGGAAGGGCACCTGTTCTGCGTGCGCGTTCGCGTGCAAACTCCCGACGTGCGACGAGGCGAGCGGCCTCGAGACGGAGGGACCCGAGTACGAGACGGTGATGGCCTTCGGCTCGAACGCCGGGATCGACGACGTGACCGCCGTCATGCGGTCGAACGAACTGTGCGATCGGCTCGGTATGGACACCATCTCCTGTGGGGACGTCGTGTCCGCGTACCTCGCAAGCGAGGACGCGTTCGGGGACGCCGACCTGATCCACGCCCTCGTCGAGGACATCGCCTACCGGGAGGGCGTCGGCGACCTGCTCGCGGAGGGGATCGACCGCGTTCACGGGGAACTGGGCGTCGAGAACTGGTCCGTGAAGGGTATGGAGTTCGCCGCCCACGACGGTCGAACGCTAAACGGCCAGGGCCTCTCGTTCGCCACCGCGAACCGCGGGGCGGATCACCTCTACGGGAGCATGTACGTCTACGAGTACCCGCTCGTCTCCCCCGAGGCGGCCCTCGACCGGGAGGGCCTCGACGGTAAGCCCGAACGACTCGTGGAGAGAGAGAACCACAACGCGGTGCTCGATTCGGGCATCGTCTGCCGCTTCTCGCGCGACGTGGTGGCCGACGAGCGCCTCGAAACCCTACTCGATGCCGATTACGGGGAGTTGCTCGCGCTCGGTGCACGGATCGTCGACCTGGAACGTCACTTCAACAACCGGCGCGGGTTCGACCGCGCGGACGACGCGCTCCCCTACGACCTGCCGGGCTTCGAGGCGGCGCTCGACGCCTACTACAAGGCCCGGGGATGGAACGCGGACGGGACAGTTCCGTCCGAACGGATCGAGGAGTGACGGCCGTCAGCCGTTCGGTCCCGCGGGCGGCGTCCGTCACGGGCGCTTCGTCGCCCACCGCGGCTCGTCGCGCGGCGGGCTAAGCACGCCGACACCGACAGCCGGTTCGTTGCCCCGGTTCTCCGCCCCGTGTAGCTCGTCGCTCGAAAACGCATACGAATCCCCCGGTTCGAGGAGGTGCTCCCCGTCCTCGAGGACGGTCGTCAGTGTCCCGCTGATGACGAAGCCGATCTGCTCGTTGTGATGGCGGTGTGCCGGGAGCGTCGCACCCGGTTCGACCTGCCAGAACTTCATCGACGCTCGGTCACCCGCCGCGAGGTCGGCCAGATAGACCCCGTCGGCGACCTCGTGCGGTTCCCGGTCGTTCTTGCTAACGTAGTCCATGGCGCTACCCGTCGTGAGCCTATCAGCGACTGCTTATAAATAATCTTGCATTATTTTTATGTAGTTATGATTTTACCCTACTAGTCATGCCAGACAATGGCAAACTCCGTCTGTTCCACCTTCCGTTCTCGTTCATGCTCCCCCAGCACGTGGCGGGCGATCGAGGGTACTTCGCGGACGAGGGGATCGAGGTCGAGATCGTCGAGCGCGATCGCGAGAGCGTTGATTGGAAGTACATCCCGGCGGAGGAGACGCTAACGGGCGACTACGACATGGATCTCTATCCGATCTGTAAGTGGGAGTCGCTCAAGCGGACGTGGGACATGGATGACGGTCGAGTCGTCGGCGCGGGTACGTTCGCCGACCAGCCGTACACGGTCTACGTCCGACCCGAGAGCGACGTCGAGGAGCCGTCCGACCTCGCGGGCGTGCCGGTGGGCGTGAACCGTCGGACCGGTCAGGAGTACACCGTCATCCGAGCGCTCGAGGAACACGTTCCCCCCGAGGCGGTCATACTCGAACACCACGGAATGCCGACTGATCGGTTGCGAGCGCTCCGCGACGGCGAGGTCAAGGCGGTCTCCCTGCTCGAACCGCAGAGCACGCTGGCCGAGCACCTCGGATTCAGGGCCGTCCTCCGGTTCGAGAACCACATGGGTATCGTCGCGGCCGAGGAGGTGGACGCCGAGACGCTCGACGCGTTCATGCGAGCGTACGCCCGGGCGGTCGGGGCGATCAACGACGACCCCGACGCCTTCCGCGAGGAGTACCTCGCCATGCTCGACGCCGACGCCGACGTCGCGCCCGACTTGTTCGAGGGCGTCGATCGCGAGGCACTGCTCGCGAGCATCGAAGTGCCGACCTACGAGCCGCCCGAACCGGCCGACCGTGCGGAACTCGGGGCACACCTCGAGTGGATGAAACGCCGACAGCTCGTCGACGAGAACGCGGACATCGACGCCATCGTGGGGCCAGCGCGATGAGCGTCGAAGACCAGCAGGCGGCGCTCGACGCCGTCCACGACAACCCGGCGGGCCTGCCGGTGATGCGCGCCCGCTTCGAGCACAACGGCAGCCCGCGGTACATGCTCTACGCGATCAAGCGTCTCGGGCTGGATCACGACCACGGATTCCACCTCGACGTGCGGCTCGTCTCCGACGAACTCGAGGGCGGCATGGAGACCGTCGAGGCCCGCCTCCAGGACGGCGACGCCGACCTCATCGACATCGACTACATCTCGACGGCCCGCGAACGAAGCGAGGGGGCCGCCATCGTCGCGATCCACCCCTACGGCCGGACCGTCGGTGGGCTCGTCGCCCCCGACGACACCGACATCGAGGGGCTGACCGACCTTACAGACCACCGAATCGGCGTCGTCCGCCGGCTCGACAAGAACTGGATCCTGACGCGGGCCGCCTGCCGGGAGTACCACGGGTTCGACCCCGACATCGAGGCCACGCCGGTGGAGGCCGGGTCCAAGGTCGGCCTGACGGATCTGCTGTACGACGGCGAGGTCGACGCGATCCTCCAGTTCTGGCCCATCGTCCCCGAGATAACCGAACGCGGGCCGTACCGGGAAGTGCTGCCGATGGCCGAGTTGGTCCAGCGCCTCTCGCGCATCGACGACCGGCTCCCGATCTCGACGTTCCTGACGAGCGAGTCGTTCCTCGCGGAGCACCCAGAGACGGTGAGTAGCTTCAGGGGGGCCTACCGCGCCGTCGTCGATCGACTCGTCGACGACGACGACCTCTGGGAGGAGATCGGCGAGCGGCTGATGACCTACGACGACCCGGCGATCGTCCGCGCGGTCCGCGACGGATGGCGGGACATGGTCGTCCGGGACTGGGACGCGGAGACGATAGCGGGGATGGAGCGGCTGTTCGATCACCTGCTCGAGGTCGCCGGCGCGGACGCCCTCGGCGTCGATCGCATCCCGGACGGTACGTTCCGGCCGGAGGCCAAGTGATGGAGACGGTCACCTTCCAGCTGAACTGGGAACCCAACGGCTTCCAGGCTCCGTACTTCCTCGCCCGGTCGCGGGGGTTCTACGAGGAGGAGGGGATCGACGTGCAGTTCCTCGAGGGGCACGGGTCGCCGTTCGCGGCCGAGCAGGCCGCCCGCGGTCGCGCTGACGTCGCACTCGCGGGCGCGAGCGCCGTCCTCGCGAAGCAGAGCGAGGGGTTCGACCCGCTAGCCGTGGCCGCGGTGACGAAGAAGACGCCGGCGGCCATCTACACCCTCCGAGACGTCTTCGGCGAACCCCTCGAACGCCCCGAACAGTTGGCCGGTCGAACCGTCGCCCCGTCCGCGACGAAGACGCGCATCCTCGCGGCGCAGTATCTGGAGGACGCGGACGTCCGCGACCGGGTGGAGCTGCTGCCGGTGGACCCGAACACCCACCACCGCGTCCAGCACAAACTCCTCGATGGGACGGTCGACGCCGCGGTCGGCGTCGTCACGAACGGGAACGAACTCGAACGCGAGTACGATCGCGCGGCCGACGAACTCCACATCGGCGACCACCTGGGCGTCTACGGCATGACGCTCGTGACCAACCGGGCGTTCGCGTCCGATAACGCCGACGCGGTTCGCTCGTTCCTGCGGGCGACAGCTCACGGGTGGGCGGCGTCGACTAACGACCCGGCGGCGGCGATCGAAACCCTCGTCGCTCGCAACGCGACGCTCGAACGCCGCAGACCAATCGAGACCCACAAGTTCGAGGTCGCCGCCGAGAACCTGCAGTTCACCGATCACGTCCGGACGGCCGGCTGGGGGGCCCACGACGTCGACCGGTGGCGTCGGCTCGGGTCGATGCTCTCCGCGACCGACCTGCTCGACGGGACGATCGACCCCGACGCGGCGTGGACGAACGAGTACCTCGACTCGGACGCCGACGTCGTCGGTCGGTACGCCGACCGCATCGGTCGAGGGCGGGGCGAAGGGTGACGGGCGATGACGCCGCCACCCGCGTTCGCCGTCCTGTCCGCCGTCGCTCTCATCATCGCCGTTGGATGGGGTTGTTGGACGGTCCTGCGGCCCGGCGGATTCGACCGAGTCGAGGATGATACGGCCGATGCGGTTCCTCGCTCGACCCCGCGGTGGGCACGCGGGGTGAGCGTGGCCTGTCCCCAGTGCGGCGTCGAGAACGACACCGCCACGGTCTACTGCGTCGGCTGTCGCGCCCAACTCTCCCCGGAGTGGCTCACCGAGTGGTGAGCCACGCTCTCGCCACCGGTCTGCTTCGATCTACCCCGTAATCCGCCCGACCGAGGCGACGATCGCGGCCTCCACCCGGAGGAGATTTCAACTCGAATATTATTTTTTATAATGCATAAAGTATACCGGGCTCACCGTACTCTCGAACGAGTGAGCCATGTCTGACCAAACCACGGACGACTTCCTCATCCTGCGCGAGCTCGACGAACCGATCACACGGGAGGAGTTGGCCGCCGCGGCGGACGCATCGGGGGAGACGCTGTCGGAACTCCGGGACGAGGGCGTCGAGATCCGGTGGGTAGAATCCGAGGTGCTGACCGACGGCGACGACTGGGTCGTGGGGACGTTCTGTCACTACCGTGCAGAGGACGAGGACGCCGTGTACGAACACGCCGACCGGGCCGGCCTGCCGGCCACGAAGGTGACGAAGCGGGGCGAACCCCTGTCCGGCGAGTAGGGGGCGCAGCGGGCGTTCCGGCCCGGGTCGTCGAACTGCCGGTGCCCGGTATCGCGATCGTCACCGCCCGGCGAGCCGCGATCGGCGTGCAACGCTAAGACGCGGGCGGACGAACCGTCGAACCATGCCCTACTACTTCGGGGTCTACCACTGGCGGCGACGCCTTCGGGCGATCGTCCTCGGCGCGCTCGGAGTCGCCGTCGCCACGGCCCTCGCCGTCGGCTCCCGGTCGCGATTCCGCCGCCTGCTCGCCGTCGGCCTCGCGCTCTGGGGGGGACGGACGGGCTGGCGAGCGGCGTCCAGGCTCGCTCGACCGGCGCCGTGGCGGCTCGACCGGGGGAAGTACGAGGCGTTCGCGGCCGAACTCCCGCTTGACGCGGCCGACCGCGTGCTCGACGTCGGGTGCGGGACGGGTCGCTCGCTGGTCGGGATGGCCCCCGCGCTCGATTCGGCCGCGACCGTCGTCGGCCTGGACGTGTTCGACGATCGGGTCATCCTCGGTAACGCCCCGACGCTCGCCGCGCGGAACGCGTCGCGGGCCGGTCTCGACGCGGCGGTCGTCCGCGGCGACGCGGCCCGACTCCCCGTCGCGGACGGCTCGATCGACGTCGTGACCGCCTGTCGGATGCTCCACGACCTGCCGGCTCCCGCGGCGCGACGGGCGCTGGCGGAAGCGCACCGCGCGTGCGCTCCGGACGGTACCCTCGGCGTGCTCGAACTGCCCATCACGCACGACGGGTCGACCGACCCGGCGACCTACTGGCGCGAGCTCGTCACCGAGGCCGG of Halomarina pelagica contains these proteins:
- a CDS encoding DUF4242 domain-containing protein; translation: MSDQTTDDFLILRELDEPITREELAAAADASGETLSELRDEGVEIRWVESEVLTDGDDWVVGTFCHYRAEDEDAVYEHADRAGLPATKVTKRGEPLSGE
- a CDS encoding ABC transporter substrate-binding protein: MPDNGKLRLFHLPFSFMLPQHVAGDRGYFADEGIEVEIVERDRESVDWKYIPAEETLTGDYDMDLYPICKWESLKRTWDMDDGRVVGAGTFADQPYTVYVRPESDVEEPSDLAGVPVGVNRRTGQEYTVIRALEEHVPPEAVILEHHGMPTDRLRALRDGEVKAVSLLEPQSTLAEHLGFRAVLRFENHMGIVAAEEVDAETLDAFMRAYARAVGAINDDPDAFREEYLAMLDADADVAPDLFEGVDREALLASIEVPTYEPPEPADRAELGAHLEWMKRRQLVDENADIDAIVGPAR
- a CDS encoding ABC transporter substrate-binding protein, with amino-acid sequence MSVEDQQAALDAVHDNPAGLPVMRARFEHNGSPRYMLYAIKRLGLDHDHGFHLDVRLVSDELEGGMETVEARLQDGDADLIDIDYISTARERSEGAAIVAIHPYGRTVGGLVAPDDTDIEGLTDLTDHRIGVVRRLDKNWILTRAACREYHGFDPDIEATPVEAGSKVGLTDLLYDGEVDAILQFWPIVPEITERGPYREVLPMAELVQRLSRIDDRLPISTFLTSESFLAEHPETVSSFRGAYRAVVDRLVDDDDLWEEIGERLMTYDDPAIVRAVRDGWRDMVVRDWDAETIAGMERLFDHLLEVAGADALGVDRIPDGTFRPEAK
- a CDS encoding ABC transporter substrate-binding protein — translated: METVTFQLNWEPNGFQAPYFLARSRGFYEEEGIDVQFLEGHGSPFAAEQAARGRADVALAGASAVLAKQSEGFDPLAVAAVTKKTPAAIYTLRDVFGEPLERPEQLAGRTVAPSATKTRILAAQYLEDADVRDRVELLPVDPNTHHRVQHKLLDGTVDAAVGVVTNGNELEREYDRAADELHIGDHLGVYGMTLVTNRAFASDNADAVRSFLRATAHGWAASTNDPAAAIETLVARNATLERRRPIETHKFEVAAENLQFTDHVRTAGWGAHDVDRWRRLGSMLSATDLLDGTIDPDAAWTNEYLDSDADVVGRYADRIGRGRGEG
- a CDS encoding cupin domain-containing protein, whose translation is MDYVSKNDREPHEVADGVYLADLAAGDRASMKFWQVEPGATLPAHRHHNEQIGFVISGTLTTVLEDGEHLLEPGDSYAFSSDELHGAENRGNEPAVGVGVLSPPRDEPRWATKRP
- a CDS encoding aldehyde ferredoxin oxidoreductase family protein; this translates as MLHARGRLLTVDVGARTTEETAIDEVLASYVGGRGVGTKLAHDRIPFDADPFGSENRLFFATGPMQASNMSFTGRMSCTGVSPLTDGLLSSNAGGFLSRNFLATGYAVVEVAGASDELVGIHVADEGVKFESVPELAGGVVPDVTAHVAETRDLGPEHVACIGPAGENHVRFASIMTSKSRAFGRGGLGAVLGAKNVKFITFDGSVERALDPHSVATEIHREAAASDSVMKRQGTAGLTTYADQVGALPTRYFSELSFEGVEGISGDRVAEKKYRKGTCSACAFACKLPTCDEASGLETEGPEYETVMAFGSNAGIDDVTAVMRSNELCDRLGMDTISCGDVVSAYLASEDAFGDADLIHALVEDIAYREGVGDLLAEGIDRVHGELGVENWSVKGMEFAAHDGRTLNGQGLSFATANRGADHLYGSMYVYEYPLVSPEAALDREGLDGKPERLVERENHNAVLDSGIVCRFSRDVVADERLETLLDADYGELLALGARIVDLERHFNNRRGFDRADDALPYDLPGFEAALDAYYKARGWNADGTVPSERIEE
- a CDS encoding class I SAM-dependent methyltransferase; its protein translation is MPYYFGVYHWRRRLRAIVLGALGVAVATALAVGSRSRFRRLLAVGLALWGGRTGWRAASRLARPAPWRLDRGKYEAFAAELPLDAADRVLDVGCGTGRSLVGMAPALDSAATVVGLDVFDDRVILGNAPTLAARNASRAGLDAAVVRGDAARLPVADGSIDVVTACRMLHDLPAPAARRALAEAHRACAPDGTLGVLELPITHDGSTDPATYWRELVTEAGFTVTTVTELELERERGRYVVVVAEP